From the genome of Peptoniphilus sp. ING2-D1G:
TCCATAGTCAAAAAAGGGTTTTTGATGACTGCTGAAGTTGAATATAAAAACATAAATTCAAGATTTTTCGCCCAAGGCTCCATAGTCAATCCTCTCTATTTAAAAAAACTTGGAGTTTTAAATCCACGGGTTATAGGCGAAGAAGAAGTAGGGCAATTAAAGGACTCCTTCACAAAACACCCCGATGAGAGCCTGAGTTTTGTGGACTACATACATTTGGAGGACAAAGACTACTTTATAGAAAAAGATGGAAGATACTTTGTCATATATGAGGAGAATTTACAAGGCGAAGAGCCAACACGGAATATAATGGCAAGAGGACTTTCAACAGACAGTTTTTATATCACACAAAGCGGCGGGAGCCTATGCATTGTGGACGAAATAAGAATAAGAGGGATAGTGGACATAGACAATATTTTATTAAATGAAAATTTAAATATAGATGGAATATTGGTATTGAGATCCAATGTAAATTTTTTGGATAATCCGAAGAATATTTATGTAAAGGGAATAACGGTAAATACTCCTTCGGTTTCTGAAAACAACGTGATTTCCCGGTATGATTTTGGAGAAATAGACCTTTATTCAAGGGGAATTTCCAATTATATTAAACCGAGAATTTACAGTATTAAAAGAAGTATTGACAACAAATAAACTTGATAGGAAACCTTTATATGATATAATCCCGAGTTTATCACTTCTCTTAGAAAATAATAACCGTGATTCGCTAAATTAAAGCGATTTATCACGGTTTTTCTATTTTTATGCTTGTTGTATACGGTTGTTTGTGGCATAATTATATTATGGCATATATTATTAAACGAAAAAATAGAGAAGGAAAAGAATACGTCTATCTCGTAGAAGGATACCGGGACAAGGATAAAGTTCGTCAAAGAACGCTCAAAAGCTATGGCCAACTGGAGGTGTTGGAGCGTAATGAGCCTGGTGCATTTGAAAGATTAAGACGTCAAGCGAAAGAGGGACTTCTTTCAGAGAAAATTGAAAAAGAAATAAATATCCCATTTCAATTAGATTCTCCCATTTCGAATTCCCTCAAAAATTATGGATGGATGTTTTTAGATGATCTTCTTCGTCTTTTGAAAGTCGAAGAAACTCTAAGAGTTGGCTGTCAAGGTCGAAGGTTCAAGTTTGATCCAACCAAAATCTTGAAACTTCTGGTTTACCAGCGTATTTTAGATCCTGGAAGTAAAACCAAAGCACGTATGAACCAAGATGAACTTTTTGGGGATTGGAAAATATCTTCGAATGATATGGATAGAGCTTTAGATGTATTTGCCATGTGTAAAGATGAGCTGCTCCTTACCATGCATCAACAGATTACTCAAACCATAGGACGTACTGCTACGCTTGTATACTACGATGTCACCAACTACTACTATGAAACAGATCTTGATGATCCAGATGTACTGGATGAAGATGGAGAGATACAGGAAGTAGGAATGCGTAAGCGTGGTCCAAGTAAAGAACGAAGACCAAATCCTATTGTTCAAATGGGACTGTTCATGGATCAAAACTCCATCCCTATTTCATATGAACTGTTCCCTGGAAACCATACCGATCCGATTACCTATCTACCTTCAGCAGAACGAGTGAAAAAACAGTTTGAGATTGAAAGATTAGTCAGCGTAGCGGATAAGGCAATGAACAGTAAGAAAAACGTATTGGCGATTTACGAACGAGGAGATGGTTGGCTGTTCTCCCAAAAACATCGAGGCAAGCGAGGTGCACCTAAAGATATACAGGAGTTCATACTAAAACCAGAAGGTTGGGAATACAACAATCGACAAACCTTCGCAAAAAAGAGTACTATTCGAGAAAGAAACCTTGGAAATGGAGTTGTAGTGAAGGAGAAAGTTCTAGTTACTTGGAGTGAAGCCTATGCTAAACGAGAGAAAATCCGAAGAGATGGAGCACTTGCTTATGCAGCTTCTCTACGAGATCCAGAAAGATATCGTATGACTTGTAAAAAAGGCGGAAAGAAGTATCTTGAGCAATATGTAGTAGATAAACAAACTGGAGAGCGACAAGTATTGCATCCTTTCATAGGAATAGATTATGAATTGGTTGATTTTGATGCACAATTTGATGGAATCAACGTTCTGGTAACCAGCGAGTTAAAGATGAGTGATGAGGAAATGATGGCGAACTACCGTCAGCTCTACAAAATAGAAGAGTGCTTTAGAATCACAAAGACAGAACTTAAAACCCGACCGGTGTATGTAACAGAAAAAAATCATATTGAAGCACACTTTCTAACTTGCTTTATCGCATTGGTGCTCCTTCGAATCGTACAATATTTATTAGATGGAGAATGGAGTGTATCAATAATAGTTGATTCATTAAAAAGTGCGCTGACAGATGAATTGGGTCAAGGATACATGAAAGTATATGGTAATGAAGATTGGCTTAAAATACTAGAAAAACTAAAGATAGATTGGAAGCAACAGATTGTGAAGTTAGAGAAGTTGAAACAATTCGGGAGAGGTTGGTGTACAACAAAGGATTGGAGATAAAAACATGGCTAGAAGCTTGGAAATTACAAGTTTCTAGCCTTCGTTGTATTTTAAAAGTGATAAACTCAGGAAGAGGACTTTCAACAGACAGTTTTTATATCACACAAAGCGGCGGGAGCCTATGCATTGTGGACGAAATAAGAATAAGAGGGATAGTGGACATAGACAATATTTTATTAAATGAAAATTTAAATATAGATGGAATATTGGTATTGAGATCCAATGTAAATTTTTTGGATAATCCGAAGAATATTTATGTAAAGGGAATAACGGTAAATACTCCTTCGGTTTCTGAAAACAACGTGATTTCCCGGTATGATTTTGGAGAAATAGACCTTTATTCAAGGGGAATTTCCAATTATATTAAACCGAGAATTTACAGTATTAAAAGAAGTATTGACAACAAATAAACTTGATAGGAAACCTTTATATGATATAATTATTAAAGAGAAATATTAGGAGGTATTTTATGATTTCAGCAGGTGATTTGAGAAAGGGCGTAACATTCATATATGACAATGACGTCTATGAAGTAATAGATTTTCAACACGTTAAGCCGGGAAAAGGAGCAGCCTTTGTAAGAACAAAAATAAGATCCGTTTTGACGGGAGCCACTAAAGACACTACCTTCAACCCTTCTGAAAAGTTTGAAAAAGCTGTAATTGAAACTAAAGAAATGCAATATTTGTACAATGACGGAACTTTGTATTATTTCATGGATAATGAGACTTTTGAGCAAGTACCGCTTGAAAAAGACATCGTGGAAGAAGCTTTGAATTTCATGAGAGAAAATGACATGGCTCAAATTAATTTTCACCAAGGTAAGGCATTTAGAGTTTCACCTGCAAATTTTGTTGAGCTTGAAGTTACACAAACAGAACCGGGAGTTAAGGGAGATACATCTTCCGGAGGTTCAAAACCCGCTACGGTTGAAACGGGATTTACACTTAATGTGCCGCTATTTGTCAATACCGGAGATATAATAAGGATTGACACCAGAAGTGGCGAATATATGTCCAGAGCATAGGAGGAAAATAATTATGGAAAACATTATTAACAGATTAGCTTATCTTGAAGGTTTAGCTGAAGGCTATGAAATCGACGCTGAAAAGAAGGAAGGAAGAATTATTCTTGAACTTCTTGATATAGTTTCCGAAATGGCAGAAGAAATAAAGAACAAACAAGATGAATTGGAAGAATATGTCGACTTAATTGAAGAAGACCTTACAAATCTTGAAGAGTATGTATACGAAGAAGAAGAAGACTATGATGACTTTGATTATGATGACTATGACTATGATGACGATTCATTCTTTGATGACGAATATGAAGACGAATGTGGATGCGGTGAAAATTGCAACTGCTCAGATTCTGAACCTGTAGAAGAATAATTATATAAAAATCCTCCGTCGGAATTAAATTTCCGGCGGATTTTTTATTGTCTAAATTGCAATAAAATTGAATAACAAAAGATAATTTGATATAATTATAGCATTCAAAATAATACCGCAAGGTTGGAGGTGTATCATGACTGAAAATTATCTTATAGAAACTAAAAGTGATGGAGAAGTTAGAATATCAGAAGATGTCATAGCTACTATTGCCGTAGTTGCTGCAGAGTCTGTAGAAGGCGTAGTGGATATGCAATCTAATTTAAAATATAGCGTTACGGAAATGTTAGGTGTAAAGAACTTAAACAAGGGAGTAAAAGTCAGCATCGGCGAAAAAGAAGCCGTAATAGACGTTTTTATAACAGTTGAATACGGAAAAAACATAGTTGAAATATGCAAAGAAGTGCAAGTGAAGATAAAGGAAGCGGTTGAAAGCATGACCGATCTTGAAGTTGTTGAAGCTAACATTCACGTCTCGGGCATAGCTGTTCCGGATAAAGAGAAAGCAAGGGCATAAAATGAGCAGGAAAAAATCTCGTATTGGACAAATGCAAGTTCTATTTCAAATGGATGTAAACAACGATTTTTCCCTTGAAAGTTTAAATCGTTTTTTGGACAATTTTCAATTCAGCGACTCCGAGATGAAATATATTGCAAAGACAATACCGGTTATTCTTGAAAATCTTCAAACCATTGACAATACCATAGTAGAAAGTCTGTACAGTTGGAGCTTTAATAGACTTGCCAATGTAGACAGGAGTATTTTGAGAGTATCTGTATATGAACTGTTATATAGAGATGATATTCCTTCAGAGGTATCGATAAATGAAGCTGTTGAAATATCCAAAGAATTCGGGTCAAATGAATCTCCCAAATTCATAAACGGCATATTGGGAAGCATTTACAGAAATTTGCACAAGTGATAGAGAGCTTTTATGCTCTTTATTCTTTTTTATGGTGGTAAAATGAAAGCTATAAAAGTAAGTGAATTAAATAAATATATAAAAAAATATATAGCTATGGATTACTTGTTAAGCGACATCTCCGTAAAGGGTGAAATTTCAAACCTGAATAAGCACTCAAAGGGAAATATCTACCTGTCCCTAAAAGACGACAAAGCCAAGATAAATGCCATCATCTACTCCAGGGAAGCCTCAAAAATCAACTTTGAACTTCAAAACGGAGACAATGTGGAAGCGGGAGGTTCCATTTCCCTATACGAAAGAGACGGCTCAATAAACATGTACATCAGAGAAATAAAAAAAGTGGGCATGGGAGACCTTTACGAGAAATATCTGGCGCTCAAGGACGCCCTCTACAAGGAAGGGCTGTTTTCCGAAGAGCACAAAAAGCCGATATCCTATTTTCCGAGAAAAGTCGGGGTAATCACATCCCCAACCGGAGCTGCAATCGCAGACTTCATCAATATATTGCAAAGAAGAAATAAAGCTGTGGACATATTGTTCTATCCCTCCAATGTGCAAGGGGATTTTGCAGCTTCCAATCTCATAGAAGGGCTTGAGTATTTTGAAGAAAACCCTGTAGATGTGGTGGTGATCGGAAGAGGCGGAGGATCCTTGGAAGAGCTCTTTGCCTTTAACGACGAAAAACTCGCAAGGAAGATTTATGAATTGAAAATCCCTGTAATTTCAGCGGTAGGCCATGAAATAGACTATGTAATATCGGACTTTGTAAGCGATTTGCGAGCACCCACACCATCGGCTGCGGCGGAGCTTGTCTCAATGAGCAATGAGGATTTAAACAACTCTCTCTTTTTGATAAAAAATCGAATGGATCACCTGTTACACAATAAAATAAACAAAAACAGAAGAGAACTTTCCGATAAATTCAATTTTTTAAAATACGACTTGTTGAGTTTTATCAATTCAAACAGGGTGAAACTCAACTACTATAAAAATTTGATAGATTTAAAAAAGACGAATTTTAAAAAGATAAGAGTCACCTTGGAAGACTCAAAGACAAATTTGGATTACAATATAATCTGTAAAATAAAAGATTTCAATGAGAAACTTCAATCTGCAAATCAAATAAAGCTCAAATTAATTGAAAAAGTGAAGAAAGAAAAAACTGCATTGAAGTTTTGTGAAAATGCCTTAAGGGCGAAAAACCTTCGCGGAACTATAAATTTACAGAAAAAAGACTTGTATATAAATAAGGAAAAACTGGGAATTTCAATGTCCAACTACCTAAAAGAAAAAAATTCCGAGTTAATGCAATTAAAAGACTCCTTGGATAGATTAAATCCATCGAAACTTATAAGCATAAGAGATGAAAATCTAAATCTTGTAATTTCAGCAAAAAAACTTAAAATAAATGGAAACATTCACATAGATTTTGAAGACGGAACAGCTGAGGCTACTGTTAAAGATGTTAAAATAAGAGGTGAGGCAAATGGGCGAAAGTTATGAAAGTGCTTTTAAAAAGTTGGAAGAGATAATCAAAGATTTGGAATCCGAAGAGATATCCATGGAAAAATCCGTTGAAAAATACGAAGAAGGACTAAAACTTTACGAATATTGTTCAAAACTTTTAAACGAATACGAAGGAAGGGTGAAAATCTTGATGAAAGAAGATTCCGAAATATTGGAACAAGATTTTCAAGGTGCAGAAAATCATGATTGAAAATAACAATTTAATTTCCATTATAGACAATTATTTATACAGCAGTTTTGCAGTTGTCGATGAATATCAAAAAAAAGTTTATGATTCAATGAATTATTCCCTGTCATCAGGAGGCAAGAGAATAAGACCCATACTTTGCATATTGAGCTACAGCGATATATCCGACGGAGCCGACATTGAAAAAGTGCTACCCTATGCTGCAGCCATTGAGATGATACATACCTATTCTCTTATTCATGACGACCTGCCCGCCATGGACGATGACGACTTAAGGAGAGGCAAACCCACAAATCACAAGGTATTTTCAGAAGCCATAGCCATACTTGCCGGAGATGGGCTTTTAAATACCGCCGCGGAATTGCTCTCAAAAAACCTCGAAAGCTATGAAGACCCGGAAGAACTCAAAAGGGCCATAAGAGCCATGAGATACATCTTTAACGCCTCCGGTATTCACGGCTTGATAGGAGGACAAGTCATGGATCTTGAACAAAATAAAAATATGTCCGTGGATTTATTCGAAAATATGTACAAATTAAAAACAGCCGCATTAATAAGAGCGTCCATAGTCAGTGGCGCAATTGTGGCGGGGGCAAATGAAGAAGAACTTGCATCTTTGGAAGAATTTGGAAATTGCATAGGAATTGCCTATCAGATAAAAGACGACTTAATAGATTGCAAGCAGGACGAAGAAAGAGACACGATGCTCAAAATCATCTCAAAGGAAGAGTTGATAAAAAGGATAGAACATTTGACCGACAGGGGAAAAGAAGAGCTTAAAACCATAGAACACAACACCGAAAAACTGCAAAACTATGCGGATTTCCTGATGAACAGGAGCTTTTAATTGAGCAAGATAAGAGCAGACCTTTTGGTTTTGGAACAGGGATTTGCAGATTCAAGAGAAAAGGCGAAAAGATTGATAATGAGTGGAGAGGTATATCTGGGCACTCTTAGAATTGACAAACCCGGACAAATGCTTGACTCTCACGAAAAATTGACCGTAAAACCCAACTCTTTAAAATATGTCAGCAGGGGCGGATTCAAACTGGAAAAGGCAATTGATCTCTACAATATCGATTTAAAGGGGAAAATCTGCGCCGACATAGGAGCATCGACCGGTGGATTTACCCATTGCATGCTTTTAAAGGGAGCAAAAAAGGTATATGCCATAGATGTTGGGTATAATCAACTTGACTACTCTCTTAGAATGGATCAAAGAGTGGTCTCCATGGAAAAAACCAACATAAGAAATTTAGATGTGGAATTGATAGAAGATCGAATAGATTTCGTCTCCGTTGATGTCAGCTTTATTTCACTTGAACTGGTACTTCCCAAGGCTGTGGAGATGGTAAAGGACAAGGGACAAATAGTATCCCTCATAAAACCGCAATTCGAAGCCGGCAAAGAACACGTCGGCAAAAACGGAATAGTAAGAGATACGAAGGTACATGAAGATGTGCTGAATAAAATAATATCTCTATCCAAGGATTTGGGACTTAGAATCATGGGTCTTACCTTTTCGCCCATAAAGGGGGCAAAGGGCAATGTTGAATTTCTCATATATTTGGAAAAATCACACAGTGAAGACAACAATTACAATATAAAAGAATTAATTTCGGAAAGTTCGGAAATGTAGGGGATTTTATGCTTTTAGAATTAACCATAAAAAATTTTGCGATAATTGAAGATATCAGAGTTGAATTTGACGACGGTCTCAACGTATTGACAGGAGAAACCGGTTCGGGGAAATCCATAATCATCGACGCTCTTTCCATAGTGTTGGGCGAAAGAGCCAGCAAGGACATAATAAAAAAGGGCAGTGAATTTGCATATATTGAAGCGGTTTTCACAAATTATGATGACGATATAAATAAGTTATTGGAAGAGCAAGGCATATCCTCAGGAGATTTAATAGTAATATCCAAGGATATACGACTGAACAGACCCGCCATGGCGAAGGTAAACGACAGGACAGTATCCAATGCGGTATTAAACAAAATCACCGATAGATTAATAGACATCTTCGCTCAAAACGAAAGCGCCTCCATCATGAAGACATCCAATCAAAAAAAACTCATAGACTCCTTCGGCTCTGAAGAACACAAAGAACTTTTAACACGATTAAGCAAAAACTTTGACCGACTCACAGCTTTAAAAAATGAATATATTCAAAAAAATAAAAGTTCAGAGGACAAGGCGAGGGAAATAGACCTGCTCAAGTACCAGGTAACTGAAATCGAAGAAGCTCAATTAAGTTCCGACGATGACGAAAACCTTGAAAATAAATACAAACTTCTATTCAATGCATCTGAAGTAATAAAAAACATAAATGCATCGATTTTTGCATTAAAGAGCAGTTATGAAAATTCCGCCGCCGAAGACATGATCGACAGCGCCATATCCTTTTTAACCACTGTGCAAAACTACGATACAAACATTACAGAAGAATTAAATGAATTGGAAGACATCAGATACAGGATCAAAGATTTGGTACACAACTTGGAAAACTACCTGTCTTCCATAGATTACAGCGAAGAAAAATTATATGAACTTGAAAACAGGATAAATTTGGTAAACTCTTTAAAGAGCAAGTACGGAAATACGACGGATAAAATATACAGCTACTTAAAAGAAATAAAAGAAAGGCTTGAATTTCTTGAAAACTATGACCGAGAAATGCTCTCCTTAAAGGTAAAAATAGAAGAACTTGAAAGTAAATCCGCGATTATCGCAGAGGAAGTATCCTCAAACAGAAGAGAAATCGCCGAAGCCTTTCAAGGCAAAATAAAAACTGAACTGCGTGATTTAAATATTAAAGATGCGGATTTCAAAGTCCGATTTACTGAAAAACCTCTATCCCATGACGGAACGGACGATTTGGAATTTATGCTTATAACCAACAAGGGGGAGGACTTTAAACCTCTGGCGAAAATAGTATCCGGAGGAGAAATGAGCAGGGTGATGTTGGCCTTTAAAAGTATTTTAGCGCAAAGAGAAAAGATTCAAACAATGGTCTTCGATGAAATAGACAGCGGAATAAGCGGAGTGACAGCCCAAATTGTGGGAGAAAAAATAAAAAAACTGTCGGAAAATGCTCAAGTAATAGTAATATCTCATCTTCCGCAAATAGTATCCATTGCAAACTCACATTATGTGATTGAAAAAATAGAAGAAGAAGGCAGAATAAGTTCCAAGATAAACAAGCTTGACCGCAAGGAGAGAATACAGGAGCTGGCGAGGTTAATTGGAGGACTGAATTTAACACAGACCGCATTAAAAGCTGCAGAAGAAATGCTTTTTAAAAAGGAGAAGTGACAAATGGATTACATTGAGAGAACTATAAAAACTGATAGAATTTATGATGGAAAAATCGTCAAACTTAAAATCGATACGGTTGAGCTTCCCAACAAAAAATATTCAAAAAGAGAAATAGTCGAACACAGCCCGGCAGTTACAATAGTGGCAATAAATAAGGACGATGAGTTGCTTTTAGTAAGACAGTACAGAAAAGCCTTAGAAAAAATGATGTATGAAATACCCGCAGGTCTTATGGAATTCAAAGAACAACCAAGAGATGCGGCCTTTAGAGAATTGAGAGAAGAAACGGGATTTTCCGCAAATAAGATGGAATACCTGACGGAATTTTATACTTCACCGGGATTTTGCAATGAAAAAGTTCACGCTTTTTTCACCGATGACATTGAAGAGGCAAGCCAAAGCTTAGATGAAGACGAATTTATAGACTGTGAAGCAGTGCCCTTTAAAGAAGTGGTAAAGATGATTCTCAGAGGCGAAATAATAGATGCCAAGACCATAGCTGCAGTTCTCTTTTACAAAGAGATGAGGCAAAAACATGCTCAATAAAACCGTCTCCTACATCAGAAACATCACGGACTTCACACCGGAAACAGCAATTATATTGGGTTCGGGTCTTGGAGATTTTGCAGAAAATATAGAAGACAAAACAGTTATAAACTACGAGGACATTCCCGGATTTTCAAAATCCAACGTAAAGGGACACAACTCAAGACTTGTTTTCGGAAACATCAAAGATAAAAAAATCGTAGCCATGCAGGGAAGAATACATTACTATGAGGGACATACCATGGAAGAAGTGGTCTATCCCATAAGAGTTTTAAAATCCCTTGGAGTAGAAAAACTCATAATCACAAACTCAAGCGGAGGCATAAATACGGAATACACACCCGGAGATATAGTGATCATAAAGGACCACATAAACCTGTCCGGCACAAATCCCCTCATAGGAGAAAGCGATGATGAAAATCACAGATTCATAGACATGACCTATGCATATTCAAGGGAATTGATGGATAAAGCATCAGATGTCGCCGAGAAACTGAATATGGACATAAAAAGAGGGGTTTATATGTACTTCACGGGGCCAAGCTATGAAACACCTTCAGAAATCAAGGCGGCGGCCATACTTGGAGCCGACTGTGTCGGAATGAGCACTGTTCCCGAAGTTATACAGGCAAACTTTGAAAAAATAGAGGTTCTGGGGCTCAGTTGCATAACAAACATGGCGGCTGGCATATTGGATAAACCCTTAAGACACCAAGATGTAATAGAGATTTCCGCCAAAATAAAAGAGACCTTCAAAACCTATGTGGAAAAAATAATAGCGGTGATTTAATTGAACATATACTCTATATTGGAGAAAAAGAAAAATAATATAAAACTCAATAAAGAAGAGATTTCCTACTTCGTGCAGGGCTATTTAAAGGATGAAGTAAAGGACTACCAAGCCTCGGCTCTCTTGATGGCCATTTGCATAAACGGCTTGGACTTTGATGAAACGGTTTATCTCACAGAAGCAATGATAAACTCTGGAGATGTCGTAAATCTTGAAAAAATAAAGGGAGAAAAAGTGGACAAACACTCCACGGGAGGAGTCGGAGACACCACCACCCTCGTAGTAGGACCGCTTTTGGCAAGTTGTGGGCTCGCCTTTACAAAACTTAGCGGAAGAGGTCTGGGACATACGGGAGGAACTCTGGACAAGCTTGAATCCATAGAAGGTTTTGACATCGACCTTTCAGAAGAGGAATTCATAGACAATATAAACAGGATAAATATTGCCATAATGGGCCAAACTGCCACAATAACACCCGCAGACAAAAAAATTTACGCCTTAAGAGATGTGACCGCCACCGTAGATGATAAATCTCTCATAGCAAGTTCGATTATGAGCAAAAAACTTGCCATAGGATCAGATATTTTGGTGCTGGATGTAAAAGTGGGAGCGGGATCCTTCATGAAAACCCTTGAAGAGGCGAGGGAACTTGGAAAACTCATGGTTGAATTGGGCTATAAATTCGGCAGAAAAACCCACGCAGTACTCTCAAACATGGACGAACCTCTGGGCTATGCCGTGGGCAACAGCCTTGAAGTCATAGAAGCCATAAAAACCCTCAAGGGAGAAGGCCCGCAAGATTTAAAGGAACTTT
Proteins encoded in this window:
- the mutT3 gene encoding ADP-ribose pyrophosphatase (The Nudix superfamily is widespread among eucaryotes, bacteria, archaea and viruses and consists mainly of pyrophosphohydrolases that act upon substrates of general structure NUcleoside DIphosphate linked to another moiety, X (NDP-X) to yield NMP plus P-X. Such substrates include (d)NTPs (both canonical and oxidised derivatives), nucleotide sugars and alcohols, dinucleoside polyphosphates (NpnN), dinucleotide coenzymes and capped RNAs. However, phosphohydrolase activity, including activity towards NDPs themselves, and non-nucleotide substrates such as diphosphoinositol polyphosphates (DIPs), 5-phosphoribosyl 1-pyrophosphate (PRPP), thiamine pyrophosphate (TPP) and dihydroneopterin triphosphate (DHNTP) have also been described; High confidence in function and specificity) — translated: MDYIERTIKTDRIYDGKIVKLKIDTVELPNKKYSKREIVEHSPAVTIVAINKDDELLLVRQYRKALEKMMYEIPAGLMEFKEQPRDAAFRELREETGFSANKMEYLTEFYTSPGFCNEKVHAFFTDDIEEASQSLDEDEFIDCEAVPFKEVVKMILRGEIIDAKTIAAVLFYKEMRQKHAQ
- a CDS encoding geranyltranstransferase (A variety of isoprenoid compounds are synthesized by various organisms. For example in eukaryotes the isoprenoid biosynthetic pathway is responsible for the synthesis of a variety of end products including cholesterol, dolichol, ubiquinone or coenzyme Q. In bacteria this pathway leads to the synthesis of isopentenyl tRNA, isoprenoid quinones, and sugar carrier lipids. Among the enzymes that participate in that pathway, are a number of polyprenyl synthetase enzymes which catalyze a 1'4-condensation between 5 carbon isoprene units; High confidence in function and specificity), whose translation is MIENNNLISIIDNYLYSSFAVVDEYQKKVYDSMNYSLSSGGKRIRPILCILSYSDISDGADIEKVLPYAAAIEMIHTYSLIHDDLPAMDDDDLRRGKPTNHKVFSEAIAILAGDGLLNTAAELLSKNLESYEDPEELKRAIRAMRYIFNASGIHGLIGGQVMDLEQNKNMSVDLFENMYKLKTAALIRASIVSGAIVAGANEEELASLEEFGNCIGIAYQIKDDLIDCKQDEERDTMLKIISKEELIKRIEHLTDRGKEELKTIEHNTEKLQNYADFLMNRSF
- a CDS encoding DNA repair protein RecN (DNA repair protein RecN is thought to be DNA damage inducible and involved in recombinational processes. The N-terminal region of most of the bacterial RecN proteins sequenced to date contains an ATP/GTP binding domain within an SMC-like motif. SMC-like domains are involved in chromosomal scaffolding and segregation. It is possible that the function of RecN in homologous recombination is either structural or enzymatic or both. RecN may be involved in the proper positioning of the recombining segments of DNA, ensuring normal recombination; High confidence in function and specificity); the protein is MLLELTIKNFAIIEDIRVEFDDGLNVLTGETGSGKSIIIDALSIVLGERASKDIIKKGSEFAYIEAVFTNYDDDINKLLEEQGISSGDLIVISKDIRLNRPAMAKVNDRTVSNAVLNKITDRLIDIFAQNESASIMKTSNQKKLIDSFGSEEHKELLTRLSKNFDRLTALKNEYIQKNKSSEDKAREIDLLKYQVTEIEEAQLSSDDDENLENKYKLLFNASEVIKNINASIFALKSSYENSAAEDMIDSAISFLTTVQNYDTNITEELNELEDIRYRIKDLVHNLENYLSSIDYSEEKLYELENRINLVNSLKSKYGNTTDKIYSYLKEIKERLEFLENYDREMLSLKVKIEELESKSAIIAEEVSSNRREIAEAFQGKIKTELRDLNIKDADFKVRFTEKPLSHDGTDDLEFMLITNKGEDFKPLAKIVSGGEMSRVMLAFKSILAQREKIQTMVFDEIDSGISGVTAQIVGEKIKKLSENAQVIVISHLPQIVSIANSHYVIEKIEEEGRISSKINKLDRKERIQELARLIGGLNLTQTALKAAEEMLFKKEK
- the yqxC gene encoding putative rRNA methyltransferase (Predicted rRNA methylase [Translation, ribosomal structure and biogenesis]; High confidence in function and specificity); its protein translation is MSKIRADLLVLEQGFADSREKAKRLIMSGEVYLGTLRIDKPGQMLDSHEKLTVKPNSLKYVSRGGFKLEKAIDLYNIDLKGKICADIGASTGGFTHCMLLKGAKKVYAIDVGYNQLDYSLRMDQRVVSMEKTNIRNLDVELIEDRIDFVSVDVSFISLELVLPKAVEMVKDKGQIVSLIKPQFEAGKEHVGKNGIVRDTKVHEDVLNKIISLSKDLGLRIMGLTFSPIKGAKGNVEFLIYLEKSHSEDNNYNIKELISESSEM